A window of the Mus pahari chromosome 1, PAHARI_EIJ_v1.1, whole genome shotgun sequence genome harbors these coding sequences:
- the Poll gene encoding DNA polymerase lambda produces MDPQGIVKAFPKRKKSLADLSSKTLAKIPKREAGEARGWLSSLRAHIMPTGIGRARAELFEKQVIQHGGQVCSAQAPGVTHIVVDEGMDYERALRLLRLPQLPAGAQLVKSTWLSSCLQEGRLTDTEEFSLPIPKRSLDEPQPSKSGQDASAPGTQGDLPRTSLSLSPPHTRAVSPPPMAEKPPRSQAQLSSEDEASDGEGPQVSSADLQALISGHYPTPPGEDGGPEPAPEALDKWVCAQPSSQKATNYNLHITEKLEVLAKAYSVQGDKWRALGYAKAINALKSFHKPVSSYQEACSIPGIGKRMAEKVMEILESGHLRKLDHISDSVPVLELFSNIWGAGTKTAQMWYHQGFRNLEDLRSLGSLTTQQAIGLKHYDDFLDRMPREEAAEIEQMVRISAQAFNPGLLCVACGSYRRGKMTCGDVDVLITHPDGRSHQGIFSRLLDSLRQQGFLTDDLVSQEENGLQQKYLGVCRLPGPGQRHRRLDIIVVPYREFACALLYFTGSAHFNRSMRALAKTKGMSLSEHALSAAVVRNSQGVKVGPGQVLPTPTEKDVFKLLGLPYREPAERDW; encoded by the exons GATGGCTGAGCTCCCTAAGAGCCCACATTATGCCCACTGGCATTGGACGTGCCCGGGCTGAACTCTTTGAGAAGCAGGTTATCCAGCACGGCGGCCAGGTGTGCTCTGCCCAGGCCCCAGGAGTCACTCACATTGTGGTGGACGAAGGCATGGACTATGAGCGGGCTCTCCGGCTCCTCAGGCTGCCCCAACTACCCGCTGGTGCTCAGCTGGTGAAGTCCACCTGGCTGAGCTCGTGCCTACAGGAGGGAAGGCTGACAGACACGGAAGAATTCAGCCTTCCCATCCCCAAGAG GTCCTTGGACGAACCACAGCCCAGCAAGTCAGGCCAAGATGCTTCTGCCCCCGGCACCCAGGGGGATTTACCCAGgacctccctgtctctttctcctccccacacCAGAGCTGTATCTCCTCCCCCAATGGCAGAAAAGCCACCAAGAAGCCAAGCCCAG CTCAGCTCAGAGGATGAAGCCAGCGATGGGGAAGGGCCCCAGGTTAGCTCAGCAGATCTGCAAGCCTTGATCAGTGGGCACTACCCGACTCCCCCTGGGGAAGATGGTGGGCCTGAGCCAGCCCCAGAAGCTCTGGATAAGTGGGTCTGTGCACAGCCCTCGAGCCAGAAGGCAACGAACTACAACCTGCACATCACAGAGAAGCTGGAAGTGCTGGCTAAAGCCTACAGTGTCCAGGGAGACAAGTGGAGGGCCCTGGGCTATGCCAAGGCCATCAATGCTCTCAAGAGCTTCCACAAGCCTGTCAGCTCCTACCAG GAGGCCTGCAGCATCCCGGGAATTGGCAAGCGGATGGCGGAGAAGGTCATGGAGATCCTGGAGAGTGGGCATCTGCGGAAGCTAGACCACATCAGTGACAGTGTGCCTGTCTTGGAGCTCTTCTCCAACATCTGGGGAGCTGGGACGAAGACTGCCCAGATGTGGTACCATCAG GGCTTCCGAAACCTAGAAGACCTCCGAAGCTTGGGCTCCCTGACCACTCAGCAGGCCATTGGCTTGAAGCACTACGATGACTTCCTGGACCGCATGCCCAGGGAGGAGGCTGCAGAAATTGAGCAGATG GTCCGGATATCAGCCCAGGCCTTCAACCCTGGGCTGTTGTGTGTGGCCTGTGGCTCTTACCGACGGGGGAAGATGACCTGTGGGGACGTGGACGTACTCATTACTCACCCCGATGGTCGATCCCACCAGGGCATCTTCAGCCGCCTCCTTGACAGCCTTCGGCAGCAAG GGTTCCTCACAGATGACTTGGTGAGCCAGGAGGAGAACGGCCTGCAGCAGAAGTACCTGGGTGTGTGCCGGCTCCCGGGGCCCGGGCAGCGCCACCGGCGACTGGACATCATCGTGGTACCCTACCGTGAGTTTGCCTGTGCCCTGCTCTACTTCACCGGCTCTGCCCACTTCAACCGGTCCATGAGAGCTCTGGCCAAGACCAAGGGCATGAGCCTGTCGGAGCATGCGCTCAGTGCAGCTGTGGTCCGGAACAGCCAAGGTGTCAAAGTGGGGCCTGGACAAGTGCTACCCACCCCCACGGAGAAGGATGTCTTCAAGCTCTTAGGCCTGCCCTACCGAGAGCCTGCTGAACGGGACTGGTGA